One region of Desulfobacterales bacterium genomic DNA includes:
- the murD gene encoding UDP-N-acetylmuramoyl-L-alanine--D-glutamate ligase, translating into MTARNQYITADTHVLVVGLGKSGQSALSFCRTRGATVSVSESRPREELDQDLVKGLKKEGIYLETGGHTPQLFSSVDLVLVSPGVSLDIEPISAARKAGIPVVGELAIAAQYLKTPVVAVTGTNGKTTVTTMLGDIFTASGRKTFVGGNIGTPLFDYLAGPQEADVAVVEVSSFQLDSAGGKNGFRPDTALLLNISPDHLDRYSTYSAYVASKFGIFTAQRRFDSAIMNCDDPEIMTREHLWPASRRFFFGSNLAGRAGAAIRGARVCLSGLDGPDRDRDREECYDLAGSRLDQPPNLQNSAAAILAARLMGCPARGIREGLARFSPLPHRLTRVAEINGVSYYDDSKATNIGAVHSALGSIQQPVVLIAGGRDKGGDYSLLNDLVRTRVKGLVLIGEAADSMARCFAELTRVERATTLEEAVRTATDLAEPGDAVLLSPACASFDMFTSYGHRGEVFRRAVHALPEKG; encoded by the coding sequence GACCCGCGGCGCCACGGTCTCGGTCTCCGAGTCCCGGCCCCGGGAAGAGCTGGACCAGGACCTGGTCAAGGGCCTGAAAAAAGAGGGCATCTACCTGGAGACCGGCGGCCATACGCCGCAACTCTTTTCCTCGGTGGACCTGGTGCTGGTCAGCCCCGGAGTCTCCCTTGACATTGAACCGATCAGCGCGGCGCGCAAGGCCGGGATTCCAGTGGTCGGCGAACTGGCCATTGCCGCCCAGTACCTGAAGACACCGGTGGTGGCGGTTACCGGCACCAACGGCAAGACCACGGTCACCACCATGCTGGGCGACATATTTACCGCGTCGGGCAGGAAAACCTTTGTCGGCGGCAACATCGGCACCCCGCTGTTCGACTACCTGGCCGGCCCCCAGGAGGCCGACGTGGCAGTGGTCGAGGTGAGCAGTTTTCAACTGGACAGCGCGGGCGGCAAAAACGGCTTCCGGCCGGACACCGCCCTGCTTTTAAACATCAGCCCGGACCATCTTGACCGCTACTCGACCTATTCCGCCTACGTTGCCTCCAAGTTCGGGATCTTTACTGCCCAACGGCGGTTTGACAGCGCGATCATGAACTGCGACGACCCGGAGATCATGACCCGGGAACATCTGTGGCCGGCCAGCCGCCGCTTTTTCTTTGGCAGCAATCTGGCGGGAAGGGCCGGGGCCGCCATCCGCGGCGCCCGGGTCTGCCTGAGCGGCCTCGACGGACCGGACCGGGACCGGGACCGGGAAGAATGTTACGACCTTGCCGGCAGCCGGCTGGACCAGCCGCCCAACCTGCAAAACAGCGCGGCCGCCATCCTGGCGGCCAGGCTGATGGGTTGCCCGGCCAGGGGGATCCGCGAGGGACTGGCCCGGTTCAGCCCGCTGCCGCACCGGCTGACCCGGGTGGCGGAGATCAACGGAGTCAGTTATTACGACGATTCAAAGGCCACCAATATCGGCGCGGTCCATTCAGCGCTCGGTTCCATCCAACAGCCGGTGGTGCTGATTGCCGGCGGCCGGGACAAGGGCGGCGACTACAGCCTGTTGAACGACCTGGTCAGGACCAGGGTCAAGGGCCTGGTGCTGATCGGCGAGGCTGCCGACAGCATGGCCCGCTGTTTCGCGGAACTGACCCGGGTGGAACGGGCAACCACCCTTGAGGAGGCGGTGCGGACCGCAACCGATCTGGCCGAACCCGGGGACGCGGTACTGCTGTCGCCGGCCTGCGCCAGTTTCGACATGTTCACCAGCTACGGCCACCGCGGCGAGGTGTTCCGCCGGGCGGTGCATGCCTTGCCGGAAAAGGGGTAA